From the Streptomyces sp. NBC_00654 genome, the window CGTAATTCATCCGGCCCTGACAACCACGGTCCGGAACGATCAACGGTGCGATTCGTCACTTAGGGTCACCTAATCTGGCCTCGCGGACCGGTCCGGACCCGGCCCCGCGGGCCTCCCCGGGGACGAACGCCCTCCCCGCCCTGCCTAGACTTACCCGCCATGAAGAGCGAGCCTGTCGTACGGGTCGAGGGCCTGGTGAAGCGGTACGGCGCCAAGACCGCCCTCGACGGCCTCGACCTGACCGTTCCGGCCGGCGCGGTGACCGCGGTCCTCGGCCCGAACGGCGCCGGGAAGACCACCACCGTCGAGACCTGCGAGGGATACCGCCGCCCCGACGCGGGAACCGTCCGGGTGCTCGGCCTCGACCCGGTCACCGAGGCGGAGAAGCTCCGTCCGAGGATCGGGGTGATGCTCCAGTCCGGCGGGGTCTACTCGGGTGCGCGGGCCGAGGAGATGCTCCGCCACATGGCCCGGCTGCACGCCCACCCCCTGGACGTCGACGCCCTGATCGACCGCCTCGGCCTCGGCGGCTGCGGCCGGACGGCGTACCGGCGGCTCTCCGGCGGACAGCAGCAGCGGCTCTCGCTCGCCATGGCGGTCGTCGGACGCCCCGAACTGCTCTTCCTGGACGAGCCGACCGCGGGCCTGGACCCGCAGGCCCGCCGCTCCACCTGGGACCTCGTGAAGGAACTGCGCGCCGACGGCGTGTCGACCGTGCTGACCACCCACTTCATGGACGAGGCGGAGGAGCTCGCCGACGAGGTCGCGATCATCGACGCGGGCCGGGTCATCGCCCGGGGCAGCCCGGAACAGCTGTGCCGCGGCGGCGCCGAGAACACCCTGCGCTTCACGGGACGGCCCGACCTGGACCTCGCCTCGCTGCTCAAGGCTCTGCCCGACGACAGCGGGGCCGCCGAGCCGCTCCCGGGGACGTACCGCATCACGGGACGGATCGATCCGCAGCTCCTGGCCACCGTCACCTCCTGGTGCGCCCAGCACGGGGTCATGCCGGACGGCATCTCCGTGGAGCGGCACACCCTGGAGGACGTCTTCCTCGAACTGACCGGCAAGGAGCTGCGCGCATGAGCGCCGGTACGTACTCCCCCCGCCCCGGCGCCGCCCCGCTGTCCCGCATGATCGCCGCGCAGACCGCGCTGGAGACGCGGATGCTGCTGCGCAACGGCGAGCAGCTGCTGCTGACGGTGATCATCCCGACGCTGCTGCTGGTGCTGTTCAGCGCCGTCGACATCATCGACACCGGCTCGGGCGAGCCGGTCGACTTCCTGGCGC encodes:
- a CDS encoding ABC transporter ATP-binding protein; its protein translation is MKSEPVVRVEGLVKRYGAKTALDGLDLTVPAGAVTAVLGPNGAGKTTTVETCEGYRRPDAGTVRVLGLDPVTEAEKLRPRIGVMLQSGGVYSGARAEEMLRHMARLHAHPLDVDALIDRLGLGGCGRTAYRRLSGGQQQRLSLAMAVVGRPELLFLDEPTAGLDPQARRSTWDLVKELRADGVSTVLTTHFMDEAEELADEVAIIDAGRVIARGSPEQLCRGGAENTLRFTGRPDLDLASLLKALPDDSGAAEPLPGTYRITGRIDPQLLATVTSWCAQHGVMPDGISVERHTLEDVFLELTGKELRA